One Moritella sp. Urea-trap-13 genomic window carries:
- a CDS encoding DUF2235 domain-containing protein, with protein sequence MSKNIILCLDGTWNKPDEDAHAENEETNVRNLWEILDKTQPKRQVVYYDEGVGSQWYNSIIGGISGWGLAQNIREAYFELCQHYQRGDKIFIFGFSRGAYTARSLAGMIYSCGLLNKDQLTDKSVEHAFDIYKNADKRERASFKENNTTCQIEVIGVWDTVGALGIPLGFLKQITNQYLQFHDTKLNKDVLHAYHAVAIDEQREAFKPTLWATTSSTDEQLRTEEIVQEITQKIEQVWFSGVHADIGGGYKARHHSNVAFNWMIAKIKHKVALDIRHYPYPEDVSKKIHDSYKFYYGGKARRLASVTDINTPSVHVSVLKKLTLIDDYTPLALVDLHRRVGLAPYKVVT encoded by the coding sequence ATGAGTAAAAATATTATTCTTTGTTTAGATGGTACATGGAACAAACCAGATGAAGATGCGCATGCAGAAAACGAAGAAACCAATGTACGTAATTTATGGGAGATCTTAGATAAAACCCAACCAAAGCGGCAAGTGGTTTATTACGATGAAGGGGTCGGTTCGCAATGGTATAACAGCATCATCGGTGGGATATCAGGCTGGGGGTTGGCTCAAAACATCAGAGAGGCATATTTCGAATTATGTCAGCATTATCAGCGTGGCGATAAAATCTTTATTTTTGGTTTTAGCCGCGGCGCATATACCGCCCGTTCACTCGCTGGCATGATCTACAGTTGTGGGCTGTTAAACAAAGACCAGCTTACTGACAAGTCGGTTGAGCATGCTTTCGACATCTATAAAAATGCAGATAAGCGCGAAAGAGCGAGCTTTAAAGAGAATAATACCACCTGCCAAATCGAAGTGATTGGCGTATGGGATACTGTCGGTGCCCTTGGTATCCCTCTCGGGTTCTTAAAACAAATCACCAATCAATATCTGCAATTTCACGATACCAAGCTTAATAAAGATGTTTTGCATGCCTATCACGCCGTTGCAATCGATGAGCAACGAGAAGCGTTCAAGCCGACCTTATGGGCAACGACTTCTAGTACTGATGAACAACTGAGAACGGAGGAAATCGTGCAGGAAATAACGCAGAAAATAGAACAGGTTTGGTTTTCGGGAGTGCATGCTGATATCGGCGGCGGATACAAAGCAAGGCATCATTCTAATGTGGCATTTAATTGGATGATAGCCAAAATAAAACACAAAGTTGCATTAGATATTCGTCATTACCCTTACCCTGAAGATGTATCGAAAAAAATACATGATTCATATAAATTTTACTACGGAGGAAAGGCGCGTAGGCTGGCATCGGTGACTGATATCAACACCCCAAGTGTCCATGTCTCTGTACTGAAGAAATTAACGCTCATTGATGACTACACACCGCTCGCGTTAGTGGATCTTCATCGTCGGGTTGGACTTGCGCCTTATAAGGTAGTGACGTAA
- a CDS encoding phospholipase D family protein has protein sequence MPVLQRISVTLLLITTLAGCASLPEEIEHPTEPLVTQPASSLSALIDTHKPEHTEPGQDQAAMSGVLLLDSGWDALAQRLALIETAEHSIDIQYYIWNSDGSGSYLASRLLAAADRGVKVRVMLDDINLNEREALLATLDRHPQIAIRIFNPIPTRNGFTKWFNFMGDFSRLNRRMHNKSFTVDGALSIVGGRNIGDEYFDLSDDINFRDRDVLVSGSVVNDIEASFGQYWNSQWSYPVNLLSDDSSSDNSSKKTKAPVEFTMLDEVPAPHYKHYPPLPTDNDMAKRLLNDSMAKLSWVQARFVFDRPVPIDTSDTNKPKLTAKTLGELAVQSKQEILLESAYLIFDDRQLAAFQTLTDKGVQIKTLTNSQASNDLVTNHSGYAARREDMLDSGIQLFELKPESNLCEASTKDLSKCAPIAAYGLHAKSAVFDRKIAVIGSFNYNLRSTYLNTESILIIENKAVAISLANDIEQAMNADNSWSLDLNDGDIRWHSATQDWDSDPETSQWQRFKSGFLQLLPIEKYL, from the coding sequence ATGCCAGTACTGCAACGGATCAGTGTCACCCTACTTTTAATCACGACTCTCGCAGGGTGTGCGTCATTGCCCGAAGAGATCGAACACCCTACTGAGCCGTTAGTCACGCAGCCAGCCAGTTCCTTGTCCGCATTGATTGATACCCATAAACCGGAACACACTGAGCCAGGGCAAGATCAAGCTGCAATGAGCGGTGTGCTGCTATTAGATAGCGGTTGGGATGCATTAGCGCAGCGCTTGGCACTTATCGAAACAGCAGAACACAGCATCGATATCCAGTATTACATTTGGAACAGCGATGGGTCAGGAAGCTATCTAGCCAGTCGTTTGCTTGCAGCAGCAGATCGCGGCGTTAAGGTGCGCGTTATGCTTGATGATATCAATCTTAACGAACGAGAGGCGCTGCTGGCGACACTTGATCGCCACCCGCAAATAGCGATCCGCATATTTAATCCGATCCCCACTCGTAATGGCTTCACCAAGTGGTTCAATTTCATGGGTGATTTTTCTCGTCTAAACCGCCGTATGCACAATAAGTCATTTACCGTCGACGGGGCTTTGTCTATTGTCGGTGGCCGTAATATCGGCGATGAATATTTTGACCTTTCCGATGACATCAATTTCCGCGATCGAGATGTACTGGTATCAGGTTCAGTGGTTAATGATATTGAAGCCAGCTTTGGCCAATACTGGAACAGCCAATGGTCTTATCCAGTTAACTTACTGAGCGATGATTCATCAAGCGATAATTCATCAAAGAAGACTAAAGCACCTGTCGAATTCACCATGCTAGATGAAGTACCAGCGCCCCACTACAAGCATTATCCCCCGTTACCAACAGATAATGACATGGCCAAGCGCTTGTTAAATGATTCAATGGCCAAATTATCTTGGGTGCAAGCACGTTTTGTTTTTGACCGTCCAGTGCCTATCGATACCAGTGATACCAACAAGCCTAAACTGACAGCCAAAACACTCGGCGAATTAGCGGTTCAGTCCAAGCAAGAGATATTACTGGAATCTGCCTATCTAATATTCGATGATCGTCAACTGGCAGCGTTCCAAACATTGACCGACAAAGGCGTGCAGATAAAAACATTAACTAATTCACAAGCCTCTAATGACTTAGTCACGAATCATTCTGGTTATGCTGCGCGACGTGAGGACATGCTTGACAGCGGCATACAGCTATTCGAATTAAAACCAGAATCAAATCTCTGTGAAGCGTCAACTAAAGACTTATCCAAGTGCGCGCCAATAGCGGCCTATGGTCTGCATGCTAAGTCGGCGGTATTTGACCGGAAGATCGCGGTTATCGGTTCGTTTAACTACAACTTACGCTCAACCTACCTCAATACAGAGTCTATTTTGATTATTGAAAATAAAGCTGTAGCGATAAGTCTGGCGAATGATATTGAGCAGGCGATGAATGCCGATAACAGCTGGAGTCTGGACTTAAATGACGGCGATATCCGTTGGCATTCAGCGACACAAGATTGGGATAGCGACCCAGAGACAAGCCAGTGGCAACGCTTTAAGTCAGGCTTTTTACAATTACTGCCTATTGAGAAGTACTTGTAA
- a CDS encoding porin, whose product MKNVNKALSLTLTAFVSTAAVANDKNTNEFSFGGRVEAQSFLTDSVYNDEFTTRLHGQGKYQLNDAITAVGKLELESEIPSSSSDRSFSDYTRYAYAGVETAYGALTYGTQDNAVTYLTDFTDMAEVYSGYTNSNILASDDRAESTLLYSVTKGDVKFNASANLDENEKGGGVMLAYQLRPDVEVSAGYANTEATRYYSDSSEVYMLGARYTKDGFLLSGLVQKGTVFDDDFNAVDAFASYGFGDNTVSLSYNYLSADANENLDINFLAFEYGRYFGGVALYTGYKVALGSDTSASAGKNANADEFMLGARYSF is encoded by the coding sequence ATGAAAAATGTCAATAAAGCATTATCTCTTACACTGACCGCATTTGTATCTACCGCTGCTGTTGCAAACGATAAAAACACCAACGAATTTTCTTTTGGTGGACGTGTTGAAGCACAAAGTTTCCTTACTGATAGCGTTTATAACGATGAATTTACAACTCGCTTACATGGTCAAGGCAAATACCAACTTAATGATGCTATTACGGCAGTTGGTAAATTAGAACTTGAATCTGAAATACCAAGCTCTTCATCTGATAGATCATTTTCAGATTATACCCGTTATGCCTATGCGGGTGTTGAAACGGCTTACGGTGCGCTAACATACGGTACGCAAGATAATGCTGTTACCTATCTAACAGACTTTACCGATATGGCTGAAGTTTATAGCGGTTATACCAACTCTAATATTCTAGCAAGTGATGATCGTGCTGAAAGTACGCTGCTTTATAGTGTGACAAAGGGTGATGTTAAATTTAATGCGTCAGCAAATTTAGACGAAAATGAAAAAGGCGGCGGCGTGATGCTTGCTTATCAATTACGTCCCGATGTTGAAGTGAGTGCGGGTTATGCTAACACGGAAGCGACTAGGTATTATTCAGATTCATCTGAGGTATATATGCTTGGTGCTCGCTATACTAAAGATGGATTTTTACTGTCTGGTTTAGTGCAAAAAGGTACTGTATTCGATGATGATTTTAATGCCGTTGATGCATTTGCGTCTTATGGCTTCGGTGACAATACCGTTAGCCTTTCGTATAACTATTTAAGTGCTGATGCAAATGAAAACCTAGATATTAACTTCCTTGCATTTGAATATGGTCGTTATTTTGGTGGCGTAGCGCTATACACAGGTTATAAAGTAGCATTAGGCAGTGATACTTCAGCTTCAGCTGGTAAAAATGCAAATGCAGATGAGTTTATGCTTGGTGCTCGTTACTCTTTCTAA
- a CDS encoding DUF3955 domain-containing protein, with translation MKTLTKFWLSALFLIFSATCLISFNLIGSYVDETGLLVEPFGLIPLSLLFILLALVSFCVSLFRNRKSRTNCQ, from the coding sequence ATGAAGACACTAACAAAATTTTGGCTATCAGCTTTATTTCTGATTTTTAGCGCGACATGTTTAATTAGTTTCAACCTGATTGGCTCTTATGTCGATGAAACGGGATTGCTTGTTGAGCCTTTCGGACTTATTCCACTGTCCTTGTTGTTTATATTGCTGGCGCTGGTTTCCTTCTGTGTGTCGTTATTCAGAAATAGGAAAAGTAGGACTAACTGCCAGTAA
- a CDS encoding prepilin-type N-terminal cleavage/methylation domain-containing protein, which produces MKNQTGFTLIELVIVIIILGILSATAIPKFINLQSDAKKAVLDGFVGGFNSADSMVMSKATILGLKYSETVTPVGDTGVDIQYGHMTLTKENIEAAMHISGISLKFNPGSVKQSGSLMAYPGKEKSNLDLLIGKKCWVYITRDKSIPGEIDKAITAITEISITKNYSGC; this is translated from the coding sequence ATCAAAAATCAAACCGGTTTTACACTCATTGAGTTAGTGATAGTCATCATTATTCTTGGCATTCTTTCTGCCACTGCTATCCCTAAATTTATCAATTTACAATCAGATGCAAAAAAGGCTGTGCTTGATGGTTTTGTTGGTGGCTTCAATAGTGCGGACTCAATGGTGATGAGTAAGGCGACGATATTAGGGTTAAAGTATTCTGAAACCGTTACGCCTGTTGGTGATACTGGTGTTGATATTCAATATGGCCACATGACGTTGACAAAGGAGAATATAGAAGCGGCTATGCATATAAGCGGTATAAGTTTAAAGTTTAATCCGGGCTCTGTGAAGCAATCTGGATCTTTGATGGCTTATCCTGGAAAAGAAAAATCAAATCTGGATTTATTGATAGGTAAAAAATGCTGGGTTTACATAACAAGAGATAAAAGTATTCCTGGTGAAATCGATAAGGCAATAACTGCTATAACTGAAATCTCCATAACAAAAAATTATAGCGGCTGTTAA
- the hflX gene encoding GTPase HflX: MSIATTEHSVNRALLIAIRTPCVSQQEVDESLSELGRLVSTLGFSVVGAKTQRQRSTKQLSVLGSGKLEELATLTGESTFYEDEVQIELDQDELSQLLATTDVTCQANVVVFDCELSPNQLSNVEEALGVEVYDRTRVIIEIFSKHARTRTAKLQVEIARLNYLTPRLRDESSGDRERQKGRSISETVFEISRRRVRTQIAELRRELIKLQREMDGRSSGRVEQLTVALVGYTNAGKSSLMRALTDTEVLVEDKLFATLDTTVRTLQPPTQPRILISDTVGFIQKLPHDLVASFHSTLEEAKNADLLLYVVDASDPNFTSQLAIVDHVLDQLNIDLNNKVLLLNKVDRLTEEQQLDLLERYPDALQISAHDKADVAFVHKEIQKLLEKKMCAACFDIPYTASGVMGEIHSKMQVIEEEYHETGIRITMKASPVALERLHKMLQLTTF, from the coding sequence ATGTCGATCGCAACAACAGAACACTCCGTTAACCGCGCCTTATTAATCGCTATTCGCACGCCTTGTGTTAGCCAGCAAGAAGTAGACGAATCATTATCTGAATTAGGCCGCTTAGTTAGCACCCTTGGTTTCTCTGTAGTTGGCGCTAAAACCCAACGTCAAAGATCGACTAAACAGTTGTCTGTATTAGGCTCGGGTAAACTAGAAGAATTAGCCACATTAACAGGTGAAAGCACATTTTATGAAGATGAAGTGCAGATTGAATTAGACCAAGACGAGTTAAGCCAATTATTAGCAACAACAGATGTTACATGCCAAGCTAACGTTGTGGTATTTGATTGCGAACTAAGCCCGAATCAATTAAGTAATGTTGAAGAGGCACTCGGCGTAGAAGTTTACGATCGTACCCGCGTTATTATCGAAATTTTTAGTAAACACGCCCGTACTCGTACTGCGAAGCTGCAAGTAGAGATCGCGCGACTTAACTACTTAACACCGCGATTACGTGATGAAAGCAGTGGTGATCGCGAACGCCAAAAAGGCCGCTCAATCAGTGAAACAGTGTTTGAGATTAGTCGTCGCCGTGTTCGCACTCAAATCGCTGAGCTAAGACGTGAGCTAATCAAGCTACAACGTGAAATGGACGGCCGCAGCAGTGGTCGTGTTGAACAGCTAACCGTGGCACTTGTTGGTTATACCAATGCTGGTAAATCATCATTAATGCGCGCTTTAACAGATACCGAAGTATTAGTTGAAGACAAACTGTTTGCGACGCTAGATACCACAGTGCGTACGCTACAGCCGCCAACACAACCGCGTATTTTAATCTCGGACACCGTTGGTTTTATTCAAAAACTGCCACATGATTTAGTTGCATCGTTTCATTCCACTTTGGAAGAAGCTAAAAATGCCGACTTATTGCTGTACGTCGTTGATGCCTCGGATCCGAATTTCACTTCGCAGTTAGCCATTGTTGACCATGTATTAGATCAGTTAAATATAGATTTAAACAACAAGGTATTATTGTTAAACAAGGTTGATCGTTTAACTGAAGAACAACAGTTAGACTTGCTGGAGCGTTATCCTGATGCATTACAAATCAGTGCACACGATAAAGCCGATGTTGCATTCGTACATAAAGAAATTCAAAAGTTACTTGAAAAGAAAATGTGCGCAGCGTGTTTTGATATCCCTTACACTGCCAGCGGCGTGATGGGTGAAATTCACAGTAAAATGCAGGTTATTGAAGAGGAATATCACGAGACTGGTATTCGTATTACCATGAAAGCGAGTCCTGTTGCTTTAGAGCGATTACATAAAATGCTGCAACTCACTACTTTTTAA
- a CDS encoding bifunctional UDP-sugar hydrolase/5'-nucleotidase, with amino-acid sequence MKKHILVTAILLSLTGTAMAADGDMVDVTILGTSDIHGHFMPWDYASDKLNMVGSLSQIATKVKAIRDEQDNVILVDAGDTIQGNFVETFKDEPISPMMLGFNEMNYDIWVLGNHEFDFGLDVLNRSLSQFEGTSLSGNIKREDGNPFLPAFKIIEKAGIKIGVIGMDTPMTQVFAEGTNRLEGMTFTNPSLEVKKVIKQLDGKVDAIILVAHMGLDNENNIAATGVRDIANDNPEIDAIVAGHMHTLIDKATVNGVIITEPDKYGRALSRIDLQFAEKDGQFTLVNKDSFTYKIKGVESDDKMEALYAPYHKRLRENANRVVAELSGVDLVPENEIRGIPQVHIQDTGISALYQEASMYYAPLANVLALQIDNDLAELDVGQIKAKDIAYNYQYAGGEITVYEMTGKELATYMEWSAGYFNSVQAGDVTYSFNLERRSSKYSTNDFFGGVTYSIDLTKPAGERITDLQFADGKVITDITPIRLGMNSYRMGHLTKAGGVLEGRSFPVLFDTKEVFGEEQGTIRNFTIRYLNEVKHGKYQGKPMNRWMLTGLEGYDKERNVVKALVNSGEIDVPASKDGRYSNVASINVKGQLFANKAELKVYLTQLENDLKVATTDAEKIAIQRDMVIAKALN; translated from the coding sequence ATGAAAAAACATATATTAGTGACTGCAATTCTACTTTCATTAACGGGCACTGCGATGGCTGCTGACGGTGACATGGTTGATGTCACTATCCTCGGTACATCTGACATTCATGGCCATTTCATGCCTTGGGATTACGCGAGCGATAAACTGAATATGGTGGGTAGCCTGAGCCAGATTGCAACCAAAGTGAAAGCGATCCGTGACGAGCAAGATAACGTTATTTTGGTTGATGCCGGCGACACCATTCAAGGCAATTTTGTAGAAACGTTTAAAGACGAGCCTATTTCTCCGATGATGTTGGGTTTCAATGAAATGAACTACGATATTTGGGTGTTGGGTAATCACGAGTTTGATTTTGGCTTAGATGTACTTAATCGTTCACTGAGCCAATTTGAAGGTACGTCACTTAGCGGCAACATCAAACGTGAAGATGGTAACCCGTTCCTACCAGCATTTAAAATCATTGAAAAAGCAGGTATTAAAATTGGTGTGATTGGTATGGATACGCCGATGACACAAGTGTTTGCTGAAGGCACCAATCGTCTTGAGGGCATGACATTTACCAACCCATCATTAGAAGTGAAAAAAGTAATTAAACAGCTTGATGGTAAAGTTGATGCGATCATTCTTGTGGCTCATATGGGACTTGATAACGAGAACAATATTGCTGCTACGGGTGTACGTGATATTGCCAATGATAATCCTGAAATCGACGCGATTGTGGCAGGTCATATGCACACGCTTATTGATAAAGCGACCGTGAATGGGGTGATCATTACTGAACCTGATAAATACGGCCGTGCGCTTTCTCGCATTGATCTGCAATTTGCAGAGAAAGATGGTCAGTTTACCCTAGTGAACAAAGACAGCTTCACCTATAAAATAAAAGGTGTTGAGTCGGATGATAAAATGGAGGCCTTGTACGCGCCTTACCATAAACGTTTACGTGAGAATGCTAACCGTGTAGTAGCTGAATTATCCGGTGTCGACTTAGTCCCAGAAAACGAAATTAGAGGTATTCCGCAAGTTCATATTCAAGATACTGGCATCAGTGCCTTGTATCAAGAAGCGAGTATGTATTACGCGCCATTAGCTAACGTGCTTGCACTGCAAATTGATAACGATTTGGCTGAGCTAGATGTCGGGCAAATTAAAGCCAAAGATATCGCCTATAACTATCAGTACGCTGGTGGTGAAATTACGGTTTATGAGATGACGGGTAAAGAGCTCGCCACTTACATGGAATGGTCTGCGGGTTATTTTAATAGTGTGCAAGCAGGGGATGTGACTTACAGTTTTAATCTTGAACGTCGTTCATCTAAATACTCAACTAATGACTTTTTTGGTGGCGTAACTTACAGCATAGATTTAACTAAACCAGCGGGTGAACGCATTACTGACCTGCAATTTGCGGATGGTAAAGTGATCACTGATATCACGCCAATCCGTTTGGGGATGAATAGTTACCGTATGGGCCATTTAACCAAAGCGGGTGGGGTACTTGAAGGCCGCAGCTTCCCGGTATTATTTGATACCAAAGAAGTATTTGGTGAAGAGCAAGGTACGATCCGAAACTTCACCATCCGTTACTTAAACGAAGTGAAACACGGTAAATACCAAGGTAAACCGATGAACCGTTGGATGCTAACTGGCCTGGAAGGTTACGACAAAGAGCGCAACGTAGTTAAAGCCTTGGTTAACAGTGGTGAAATTGATGTACCAGCCAGTAAAGACGGTCGTTATAGCAATGTGGCATCGATTAACGTTAAAGGCCAGCTGTTTGCAAACAAAGCGGAGTTAAAGGTTTATCTTACGCAGCTGGAAAATGACTTAAAAGTTGCGACGACAGATGCTGAAAAAATAGCTATTCAGCGTGATATGGTGATTGCCAAAGCGTTAAATTAA
- a CDS encoding PACE efflux transporter, with product MSTLERIFHALLFEVLAVSLSILGLIIFTHHDPQILSGTMIVIASMAMTWNFFFNWLFDLFFTGDKNKRTMKLRLFHVIIFELGLLILTVPVMAYILTISIVDAFMMDIVVTVFITIYAFIFNWVYDNVRAVIIRRKSIPATVSI from the coding sequence ATGTCGACACTAGAACGTATTTTTCACGCCCTGCTATTTGAAGTATTAGCGGTTTCGCTTTCCATCCTCGGATTAATCATCTTTACCCATCATGATCCTCAGATCTTATCAGGTACCATGATAGTCATCGCCAGCATGGCCATGACGTGGAATTTTTTCTTTAATTGGCTATTCGATCTATTCTTCACTGGGGATAAAAACAAGCGGACCATGAAGCTACGATTATTTCATGTCATCATTTTTGAATTGGGACTGCTGATACTCACCGTACCTGTGATGGCTTATATTTTAACGATCAGTATTGTCGATGCATTTATGATGGATATTGTGGTGACGGTTTTCATTACTATTTATGCTTTTATCTTCAACTGGGTGTACGACAACGTAAGAGCCGTTATTATCCGCCGAAAAAGCATACCAGCAACAGTATCGATATAA
- a CDS encoding LysR family transcriptional regulator — protein sequence MYSFEQLKIFVCVCECGSFSAAARQLKRAQSGVSQSISNLEIAVNQELFSRDKNTPVLTENGHALLPIARAILHQQHFFDQKVESLSSLDEHELVIAIDESAVNQVLLDLLCACAERFPLTHIEILLGSTFDVEDMVRSGRAQVGILYFNGLLKSDMDHYIIGHNKFITIVSPEHALNSLPQVSEADLQAHRQIVYRSAEYKELWFSYGISTHSWYANSHQMLLDLAIRGVGWAVVPESMAAAYLFDKRLVALPVVFEPNGWMTAVGCLVSRRQKSGPVLEHILSMLQTEYDVTI from the coding sequence ATGTACAGTTTTGAGCAACTGAAAATATTTGTCTGTGTGTGCGAGTGTGGCTCTTTTTCAGCGGCAGCTCGGCAATTAAAACGGGCGCAATCAGGAGTCAGTCAATCTATCTCTAATCTCGAAATTGCAGTCAATCAAGAACTGTTTTCACGCGATAAAAATACCCCGGTGTTAACCGAAAATGGGCACGCATTACTGCCGATTGCACGCGCGATCTTGCATCAACAGCATTTTTTCGATCAAAAAGTTGAATCGTTAAGCAGCCTCGATGAACATGAATTGGTGATCGCCATTGATGAAAGTGCCGTTAATCAGGTTTTGCTCGATTTACTTTGTGCATGCGCAGAGCGATTTCCGCTAACGCATATTGAAATTTTATTAGGCTCGACGTTTGATGTTGAGGACATGGTGCGAAGTGGCAGAGCACAAGTGGGCATACTTTATTTTAATGGTTTACTGAAAAGTGATATGGACCATTATATTATCGGCCACAATAAATTCATCACGATTGTTTCTCCTGAACACGCTTTAAATTCGTTACCTCAAGTTAGCGAGGCGGATTTACAAGCGCATCGTCAAATTGTATACCGTAGTGCGGAATATAAAGAGTTGTGGTTTAGTTATGGCATCAGTACTCATTCTTGGTATGCCAATAGCCATCAAATGCTGTTGGATCTGGCAATTCGTGGTGTCGGTTGGGCAGTGGTTCCCGAGAGTATGGCTGCGGCTTATTTATTCGATAAAAGGCTGGTGGCATTACCTGTGGTATTTGAACCCAATGGCTGGATGACGGCGGTGGGCTGTTTGGTATCAAGAAGGCAGAAGAGTGGCCCTGTGTTGGAGCATATATTGTCCATGTTGCAGACGGAATATGATGTCACCATTTAA
- a CDS encoding permease, producing the protein MINITQDMVMDTLGMFAFLAVELTILFLLISYLVGVLQEYIPPAKIQSILSGKHGKGYIVAGLLGAITPFCSCSTIPFLKGLLRAKAGFGTMMVFLFASPLLNPIIIGLFAVTFGLKVTVFYFVIAMGVSVIAGYTLEKLGFEKYVKAEAYMTPESKGCATACGGNKAPVSKWLRIWNTTWVDFKKVVPYLVGGIALGSMIYGFMPTEFVASVASADNPFAIPVAAVIGIPLYIRAEAVIPLSAALAAKGMGLGAVMALIIGSAGASLTEVVLLKSIFKNQMIAAFLFVILGMAIGAGFLYEFIF; encoded by the coding sequence ATGATTAACATTACACAAGACATGGTGATGGACACGCTCGGCATGTTCGCATTCTTAGCGGTTGAATTAACAATTTTATTTTTACTGATCAGTTATTTGGTTGGGGTATTACAAGAATATATTCCACCTGCAAAAATCCAAAGTATTCTTAGTGGTAAGCATGGTAAGGGTTACATTGTGGCAGGTTTACTTGGTGCTATCACACCGTTCTGCTCATGCTCTACCATTCCTTTCCTGAAAGGACTATTAAGAGCCAAAGCCGGATTTGGTACCATGATGGTATTCTTGTTCGCCAGCCCACTGCTCAACCCGATCATCATAGGTTTGTTTGCCGTCACATTCGGGCTTAAAGTAACGGTATTCTACTTCGTCATCGCCATGGGTGTATCCGTTATTGCTGGTTACACATTAGAAAAACTGGGGTTTGAAAAATACGTTAAAGCTGAAGCTTACATGACGCCAGAGTCAAAAGGTTGTGCAACAGCCTGTGGCGGTAACAAAGCACCAGTAAGCAAATGGCTGCGTATTTGGAACACCACTTGGGTAGATTTCAAAAAAGTAGTGCCGTATTTAGTCGGTGGTATCGCCCTTGGTTCAATGATTTATGGCTTTATGCCAACCGAGTTTGTCGCCAGTGTAGCGAGTGCAGACAACCCATTCGCTATCCCAGTTGCTGCGGTTATCGGTATTCCACTCTACATCAGAGCTGAAGCAGTTATCCCGTTAAGTGCCGCATTAGCAGCAAAAGGCATGGGACTTGGCGCGGTAATGGCATTGATTATTGGTAGTGCTGGGGCAAGTTTAACGGAAGTGGTATTACTTAAATCTATCTTCAAAAACCAAATGATTGCTGCCTTCTTATTTGTAATCTTAGGTATGGCAATCGGCGCAGGCTTCTTATACGAATTCATTTTCTAA
- a CDS encoding YdiY family protein — MMKMLIASAMLIAAPYLAQADTDVDVAADVVNKQDSFSGDAELGATITTGNTETTSVKARLDIDHDWGNWENQYLIEALYKKDTGVVTGKRYLGRMQGNYQLSEVNYIFAAGNHEVDPFTGFTSTSTISSGYGHKFINNDKTEFNIEAGPGYKFKRLDDESAAEAGYDTDNTWLAYGVMNFERKISTSSKFKQMLIAEYGEVFEGRSETSITASIIDALAMKFAVIIRYNNTPLDNKESTDTETTMTLLYAF, encoded by the coding sequence ATGATGAAAATGCTTATCGCGTCTGCAATGTTAATAGCAGCACCCTATTTAGCGCAAGCCGATACGGATGTAGATGTAGCTGCTGATGTCGTCAACAAGCAAGATAGCTTTAGTGGCGATGCCGAGTTAGGCGCAACCATCACCACAGGTAATACCGAAACAACCTCAGTAAAAGCACGTTTAGATATAGACCATGACTGGGGTAACTGGGAAAACCAATATTTGATTGAAGCTTTATACAAAAAAGATACTGGTGTAGTGACAGGTAAACGTTACCTTGGGCGAATGCAGGGCAACTATCAGTTATCCGAGGTTAATTATATCTTTGCCGCTGGCAACCATGAAGTCGATCCGTTTACCGGTTTTACCTCGACCTCAACAATCTCATCTGGTTACGGTCATAAATTTATTAATAATGATAAAACTGAGTTTAATATTGAAGCTGGTCCAGGTTATAAATTTAAACGCTTAGACGACGAAAGTGCCGCAGAAGCAGGTTATGATACTGACAATACATGGCTGGCTTACGGGGTGATGAACTTTGAGAGAAAAATATCGACAAGTTCTAAGTTCAAGCAAATGCTTATAGCCGAGTATGGCGAAGTCTTTGAAGGACGTTCGGAAACATCCATCACAGCCAGTATTATTGACGCATTAGCAATGAAATTTGCGGTGATAATACGTTATAACAACACGCCTCTCGATAATAAAGAAAGCACCGATACAGAAACCACTATGACGCTGTTATACGCTTTCTAG